In Humulus lupulus chromosome 6, drHumLupu1.1, whole genome shotgun sequence, a single genomic region encodes these proteins:
- the LOC133784341 gene encoding DNA polymerase epsilon catalytic subunit A-like — translation MDLDSVSNYDEVRSSIFEKAELFDKFLNGSTLVECYSAVASVANRWLDLLDNQGKDIADSELLEYISESSTMSKSLADYQSHHRHSQ, via the exons ATGGACTTGGATTCCGTATCTAATTATGATGAAGTGAGGAGTTCTATCTTTGAAAAG GCTGAGCTTTTCGACAAGTTTCTCAATGGCTCAACCTTAGTGGAATGCTATTCAGCTGTTGCTTCTGTTGCCAACCGCTGGCTTGATCTTCTTGAT AATCAAGGAAAGGATATTGCGGACAGTGAGTTGCTCGAGTATATATCTGAATCAAGTACCATGAGTAAGTCTCTAGCAGACTACCAAAGTCATCATCGACATTCACAATAA